In a genomic window of Diabrotica undecimpunctata isolate CICGRU chromosome 2, icDiaUnde3, whole genome shotgun sequence:
- the LOC140433660 gene encoding probable inactive tRNA-specific adenosine deaminase-like protein 3 — protein MDEWAEERDDNLKLYPILADDLICDPPLIDVYVDTISDSKKISQVIVGLNTLLPLAELTHLKRMKNKEILLYSASIPQEELKNILVEKGFDISLLGNTIRIAQVSKLPPKTRKQFDKMNKFWPCNFHPNKYLEKLTTNTLFSPKELESHYQYMSIAVDVAKYKNKQIGCVVVDPKINSVVAVGYNEIEKGPCRHAAMVAVDNVSKTQKGGVWISSANTESTVGVPQELLKHLQETYATVLFGAQDFKVKDELTDPADGPYLCTGYYVYLTREPCVMCAMALVHSRAKRVFFGVKSSHGALESLCKIHTVKDLNHHYEVFGGLLVDKCRSLNNFDV, from the coding sequence atGGATGAATGGGCAGAAGAAAGGGATGATAACCTTAAATTATATCCAATTTTGGCAGATGACTTGATTTGTGATCCACCCCTTATCGATGTGTATGTAGATACTATAAGTGACAGTAAGAAAATAAGTCAAGTGATAGTTGGTTTAAATACCTTATTGCCATTAGCAGAATTAACACActtaaaaagaatgaaaaataagGAAATACTTTTATATTCTGCATCTATTCCACAAGAAGAATTGAAAAATATACTTGTAGAGAAAGGTTTTGATATTTCACTCCTGGGAAATACTATAAGAATTGCACAGGTGTCAAAATTACCTCCAAAAACTAGAAAACAATTTGATAAAATGAACAAATTTTGGCCTTGTAATTTTCATCCTAATAAGTATCTAGAAAAACTAACGACAAACACTTTATTTTCACCAAAAGAGCTGGAATCTCATTACCAATACATGTCAATAGCAGTAGAtgttgcaaaatacaaaaataaacaaattggaTGTGTAGTTGTGGATCCTAAAATCAATTCTGTAGTTGCTGTCGGATATAATGAGATAGAGAAAGGTCCCTGTAGACATGCAGCTATGGTTGCTGTAGATAATGTGTCCAAAACACAAAAAGGGGGGGTATGGATAAGCAGCGCCAATACAGAATCTACGGTTGGAGTACCACAGGAATTACTAAAACACCTTCAAGAAACTTACGCCACAGTTTTGTTTGGAGCACAGGATTTTAAAGTAAAAGATGAACTAACAGATCCTGCAGATGGTCCATATTTGTGTACAGGATATTATGTTTATTTGACTAGAGAACCATGTGTTATGTGCGCTATGGCACTAGTACATAGTCGTGCAAAGCGAGTTTTTTTCGGAGTGAAAAGTTCACATGGAGCACTCGAAAGTTTGTGTAAGATTCATACAGTTAAAGATTTAAATCATCATTACGAAGTTTTTGGTGGACTATTAGTGGAtaaatgtagaagtttaaataattttgatgTTTGA